Sequence from the Pseudomonas frederiksbergensis genome:
GGCGGATCGTGCCGCTCAACTACAGCCTGCAGACCGGTGAGCAGGTCGAGATCATCACCAGCAAGCACGGTACGCCAAGCCGCGACTGGCTGAACCCGAACCTGGGCTACATCACCACCTCGCGGGCACGGGCGAAAATCGTCCATTGGTTCAAACTGCAGGCCCGTGACCAGAACGTCGCGGCCGGCAAGACCTTGCTCGAACGCGAGCTGAGTCGCCTGGGCCTGCCGCAGGTGGACTTCGACAAGCTGGCCGAAAAAGCCAACATGAAGACCGCCGAGGACATGTTCGCCGCCCTCGGTGCCGGCGACCTGCGCCTGGCGCAACTGGTCAACCTCGCCCAACAATTGGTGGAGCCGGAGCGCGGCAACGAGCAACTGGAGCTGATTCCACGCAAGGCCACCGGCTACAAGCCAGGCAAGCGCGGCGATATCCAGATCCAGGGCGTGGGCAATCTGATGACCCAGATGGCCGGCTGCTGCCAGCCATTGCCGGGGGATGCGATTGTCGGCTACATCACCCAGGGGCGCGGCGTGAGCATTCACCGCCAGGACTGTGCCTCGGTGCTGCAACTGGCCGGTCGGGAGCCGGAGCGGATCATCCAGGTCAGCTGGGGCCCGGTGCCGGTGCTTACCTATCCGGTGGACATTGTCATCCGCGCCTACGACCGTTCCGGCTTGCTGCGTGACGTGTCCCAGGTGTTGCTGAACGAGCGCATCAACGTGCTCGCGGTCAATACCCGTTCGAACAAGGAAGACAACACTGCGCTGATGTCCCTGACCATCGAGATTCCGGGGCTGGATGCGCTGGGGCGGCTGCTGGGGCGGATTTCCCAGTTGCCGAACATCATCGAGACCCGGCGTAACCGGACGCCGGGTTAAGCGCTGGTTGTCTTGGTTTATGTGGGAGCAAGCTCCCACAGTTTTTTTGTGACGGGATCGATTGATGTACAGCCTCGAAGACCTGCTCCACCTGATGAACCGCCTGCGGGACCCGCAGTACGGTTGCCCCTGGGACATCAAGCAAACCTACGCCACCATCGTCCCTCATACCTTGGAAGAAGCCTACGAAGTGGCCGATGCGATCGAGCGCGGCGATTTCGATCACTTGCAAGGTGAGTTGGGCGACTTGCTGTTTCAGGTGGTGTACTACAGCCAGTTGGCCCGGGAAGAGAACCGCTTCGAATTCGCCGGCGTGGTCGACAGCATCACCCGCAAGCTGATCCGTCGCCATCCCCACGTGTTTCCTACTGGTGACCTGTATGCACCCGTGGATATCCCGCGCCTGAGCGAAGAGCAGGTCAAGCAGCGCTGGGAGGAAATCAAGGCAGAAGAACGCGCCGAAAAGGCGTCGGCCCCCGAACAGTTGTCGCTGCTCGATGATGTACCGGGAGCGCTGCCGGCGTTGTCCCGCTCGGCGAAGTTGCAGAAGCGTGCGGGACAGGTGGGTTTCGACTGGCCGGGACCCTTGCCGGTGCTCGACAAAGTCCGCGAGGAGCTGGATGAAGTGCTCGAAGCCATGGCTGACAACGATCCGGCAGCCATCAGCGACGAGATCGGCGATCTGCTGTTCAGTGTGGTGAACCTGGCTCGCCACCTCAAGGTCGACCCGGAAACCGCGCTGCGCGATGCCAACGGGAAATTCGAGCGGCGGTTCCGATTTATCGAACAGGCATTGCGCGACACCCGTCGTCCCATGGAAGATTGCACCCTCGAAGAGTTGGACGCCTTGTGGGGCGAAGCCAAACGTCAGGAAAAGAATTTGCCCAGCTGTGGCTGAGGCCGTTGCCTAAGTGAGTAAGCACCATGAGCCTTTCCCTTCGCGACCAGTTGCTTAAAGCAGGGCTGGTCAACCAAAAGCAGGCCAAGCAGGTCGGCAAAGAGAAACAGAAACAGCAGCGCCTGGCCCACAAAGGCCAGATCGAACTGGATGATTCCCAGCAGCGGGCGGCGCAGGAAGCCATGGCCGAAAAGGTCAAGCGCGACCAGGAACTCAACCGCCAGCAGCAGGAGAAGGCCGAGCAGAAGGCCCGTGCTGCACAGATCAAGCAATTGATCGAAGTCTCGCGCCTGCCGAAGCTGACCACTGACGACTACTACAATTTTGTCGACGACAAGAAGGTCAAGCGCATCTGCGTCAATACCCTGATGCGCAACAAGCTGAGCAGTGGTTCCCTGGCGATCGTCCACCATGCTGGCGGTTATGAAGTGATCCCGCGCGAGGCTGCGCTGAAAATTCAGGAGCGCGACCCCAAGCGCATCGTCCAGCTCAACACCCAGACCGAAGAAGTGGATGCCGATGATCCGTACGCGGCTTATCAGATTCCTGATGACTTGATGTGGTAAGCAGGGCGCAGTGTCATTGAGTTGAAACACAGAAACCTGTGGGTGCGAGCAAACTCGCTCCCACAGGTGTTTTATGCGGTTCAGGATTGCGCGGTCTCGCGCAAGCGCTGCCTTTCCTCTCGCTCCAGCTCAGCCTTGTAGCTGTGGGCGTCTGTTTCGGAGTGGAACATCCCCACCAGCAAATCCTGTTGATGCACGTCCCAGATCCGGATGCCGGCGGCAATGCCTTCGTGGGACATGTGAGCGTCGTCGCGTTCAGTTACTTTCACAGTCATCTTGCAAGCTCCAATCTCTGTTATCTGCAGCAAGGCGTGTGCAGGACTTTGTTATAGGTTTGGATAGCGTGCTAAGTAAATGCCCCGGTGCGTTAAGAAGTTTTCATGAAAAGTGAAACGATCCGGCAGGCCAAGTAGTGCGCGGCATTCGGTCGCAGGTGGCGTTCATGAAGAAGTTTTCATGTCGTCAAGCGGACGCCAGATCCTGTGGGGGGCCTGAATTCAGGTATAAAAAAGCCCCGCATTCGCGGGGCTTCTTGCTATCGGCGTGGATCAGCTGCCTTTCACGGCCTTGCCGTTGACCGTGCCGTCCTGGAGCATGATGTTGTACTCCTTGCCGTCGGTCTCGACCTGTTGCAGGCGCACCAGCAGGTAATCCCAGTCCTTGGCGAACCAGAGCACGGTGATGCGCTTGCTCTGTGTCGGGTCGCGTACGCGCTCGACCTTGATCGCGTCGATCTGGCCGGCCTTGGTGTCGACTTTCTCCGAGCCCAGGACGCGGAAATCATAGGTATCAATCTCGCCATCATCGACGACCTGATAACTCATGCTTTTCTTGCCGGCCGCCACATCGTGCTGAAGCGCCAGCTGATAGGTGGATTTGTCGACCATGCCCCGGTTCAGCGGAATCTTGACCGCGTCACCGCGATCAGTGCCGGTGACCATCTTGGTGTTCCAGTCGAAATCCAGGTCAGCCTTTTTCGCCTTGCCCAGGCCGCCGCGCTCGAAGTGATAGGACTGCGGCAGGAGGGTGTCCTTGTCAAGGGTCAGGGTGCTTTCTTCGGTCAGGCTGGCGATCATCATCGAAGCCTTGAAGCTCAGCTTCCAGGTGCCGTTGGCTTCCTTGGTCAGGCTGCGCTCGGCGGTGCCGCTCATGGGCAACTGCTTCCAGTCGGCGGTGTAGCTGGCGGAGAACGGTTGAAGGTCTGCGGCCTGTGCCAGTGGCAAGGCAAGCAGAGCGCAAGCGAAGAGCAGGGCGCGACGCATAAAATCTCCTAGTATCGAATCAAATGGCCGCTGGCGGCGAGCAACTGGCCGTCCAGTGAGGCTCCCCGATCATCGAGGGTCAGCCGGCCTTCGGCAAACCAACGCACGGCCATCGGGTAGATCTGGTGCTCGCGGGCATGAACCCTTTGCGCCAGGCTTTGCGGCGTGTCGTGCAACTCTACCGGTATTACTGCCTGTACGACCAGTGGTCCACCATCGAGTTCCTCGGTGACGAAGTGCACCGAGCAGCCATGCTCCGTGTCTCCGGCCTCCAGCGCGCGCTGGTGAGTATGTAACCCTTTGTATTTGGGCAACAGCGAGGGATGGATATTGAACAGGCGTCCCTGGTAGTGACGCACGAAGCCGGGGCTGAGGATGCGCATGAAGCCGGCCAGGACCACCAGTTGCGGATCGAACGCATCGATCTGTTGGACCAGCGCGGCATCGAAGGCTTCGCGGCCCTCGAACGCCTTGTGATCCAGGACGCGGGTGTCGATACCTGCGTCCTTGGCACGTTGCAGGCCGTAGGCATCGGCGCGGTTGGAAATCACCGCGCGGATACGGACCGGGCTGTCGCCGGTCCGTGTGCTGTCGATCAGGGCCTGCAGGTTACTGCCGGTGCCGGACAGCAGCACCACGACGTTACAGGTTGCAGGCATCTGCTCGTGCATCAATGTGCCTTAAGATTTTTCAGCTCGACCTGTGCGGCGCCTTCGGCCGCAGTGGCGATCTGGCCGATGACCCAAGGTTGCTCACCGGCTTCACGCAATACGTTCAGGGCAGTCTCGACGTGCTCCTGGGCCACGCAGATGACCATGCCCACGCCGCAGTTCAGCACGCGGTGCATTTCGGTTTCATCGACGTTGCCTTTCTCTTGCAGCCAGTCGAACACGGCCGGGCGGGTCCAGCTCGCCACGTCGACCACCGCCTGGGCGCCTTTTGGCAGTACGCGCGGGATGTTGTCCAGCAAGCCGCCACCGGTGATGTGGGCCATGGCCTTGACGGCACCGGTGTCCTTGATCAGCTTGAGCAGAGGCTTGACGTAGATACGGGTCGGGGCCATCAGCAGGTCGGCCAGCGGCTTGCCGTCGAGCTGGGTGTTCTCGATGTCGGCGCCCGAGACTTCGATGATCTTGCGGATCAGCGAGTAGCCGTTGGAGTGCGGGCCGGAGGACGGCAGGGCGAGCAGGGCGTCGCCGGCGGCAACTTTCGAGCCGTCGATGATCTCGGCTTTCTCAACGACGCCGACGCAGAAACCGGCCAGGTCGTAGTCTTCGCCTTCGTACATGCCAGGCATTTCAGCGGTTTCGCCGCCCACCAGGGAGCAACCGGACAGTTCACAGCCAGCGCCGATGCCGGTCACCACCTGGGCAGCGGTGTCGACGTTCAGCTTGCCGGTGGCGTAGTAATCGAGGAAGAACAGTGGTTCGGCGCCGCACACCACCAGGTCGTTCACGCACATGGCGACCAGGTCGATGCCGATGCTGTCGTGCTTGTTCAGGTTCAAGGCCAGGCGCAGCTTGGTGCCGACGCCGTCGGTGCCCGAGACCAGCACCGGTTGCTTGTAGCCGGCCGGGATCTCGCAGAGGGCGCCGAAACCGCCCAGGCCGCCCATGACTTCCGGGCGCGCAGTGCGCTTGGCGACGCTCTTGATGCGTTCGACCAATGCTTCACCGGCGTCGATGTCCACACCGGCGTCCTTGTAGCTCAGGGAGGGTTGCTTGCTCATGATCCAGGCCTTTAAAGGGGGGAATTCTGGGTAACGACCGATCGCCGGGGCCCTTGAATAACCGTTGTATGAATTATTCCGGATGCCCAGCCAATGCCGGTCTGCGAAGGCGCGCGATTTTATCAGGCTTGAGGGGCAGCGGCCATCCTCGTGCCGACGGGCAGGGACATATCCTTGGAAAAAAACCGATATTTCTTCTGTTGGTACTGCGTGGCGCGTCTGTATAAGGTGTAGCGGTAAGCGACTATGGTTGTGGCAGCGTCGAAACTTGCATCGGGCGGCTGAATGTTTTGCCAGGTGCCGTGTCACAGCCATGCTCAGTCTTCTCCACACGGCCGGTGCCAGCCGTTATGTCCGGGAATTTTCCATGCGTCTGTTCAAACTCTTGTCTGTTGGCTGCCTGTCGCTGATCAGCCTGGCGAGCCATGCCGAAACCCTCAACAACCTTTATCAGGTACGTGAACCGGTCAGCAGCCAGGCGCCGGATGAGCGTAACCAGGCAACGTTGCGAGCGCTGGATACCTTGGTGCTGCGCCTGACCGGCGACGCCAAGGCCGCGCAGAGCCCTGGCCTGGCGGCGATCCGCAAGGACCCGCAACAAATCATTCTTCAATATGGCTACGAGGCCGGTCCGCCGGAAAGCCTGCAGGTGGATTTCGATCCCGCCAGCACCGACCGCGCGTTGCGTTCGGCGGGGTTGTCGCTGTGGGGGGCCAATCGGCCCTCGATCCTGGGGTGGTGGCTGAACGACTCGGCGGAGGGTTCCAGCCTGGTGGGGGATGGCCAGGCCAGTGCCACGCCGCTGCGCCGCGCCGCCCAGCACCGGGGATTGCCGCTGCACCTGCCGCTGGCGGACTTGAGCGAGCAGATTGTCGCCACCGCGCCGAACCTGGAAGGCAATGACCCGGCGCCGTTGCGCGAGGTGTCGGAGCGTTATGGTTCCGACGCGTTGTTGGCGGTCCACGCCAAGGAAGAGGGCGGCCAGTGGCAAGCGACCTGGCGCCTGTGGCTGGGTGACCAGCGCGAGCAGGGCAGTGCCCAGGGTGGCGACCCTGCGGCACTGGCCGATGCCGTGATGTTGGCGGTGAGCCAGCGCCTGGCGCCGCGCTTCGTCGCCAAGCCGGGCGTGGCGACCGAACAGTTGCTCGAAGTGCAGGGCATGAATCTGGAACGTTATGCGGCGCTGGGGCGTCTGCTTGAACCGTTTGGAGGGCAGTTGCAACGGGTCGAAGGCGACGTGATCGTCTACAAGGTCAATGGCAGCGCGGAACAGTTGAAGGCGCAATTGGCCTTGGCCAAGCTGCAGGAAATGCCCGTCGGTGAAATTGTCGTGCCGCCACCTGTGGCCCAGCCAGCGGCCGATGGGGCAATTTCGCCGCAACCGACGCCAGCGCCAGCGCCGAACCTGCGGTTTCGCTGGTAGGATTTCTTCCTTTATAGAGTCAGGAGTGGTTCATGGGCGATACGCGGCGTTGGTTCTGGTTGGGTGGGGTCGCCCTGCTGGTTGCGTTTATCTATTTGCTGCACCCGATCCTCACGCCATTCCTGGTTGCGCTGCTGTTGGCCTATCTGTTCGATCCGGTGGTGGATCGCCTGGAAAAGCTCGGCTTGTCCAGGACGTGGGGCGTGGTGGCGGTGTTCGCGCTGTTTACCTTGATCGTCAGTGCGCTGTTGCTGGTACTGATCCCCATGCTCGCCAAGCAACTGCTGCGCCTGTATGAGCTGGCGCCGCAGATGCTCGATTGGCTGCAACACAGCGCGGTGCCATGGGTGCAATCGAAACTGGGGTTGGCGGACGGCTTCTGGAAGTTCGACAAGGTCAAGGCGGCCATCAGCGAGCACATGGGCCAGACCACCGACATCGTCGGGGTGGTGCTGACCCAGGCCACGGCGTCGAGCCTGGCGTTGATCGGCTGGCTGGCAAATCTGGTACTGATTCCCGTGGTGGCCTTCTATCTGCTGCGGGACTGGGACCTGATGATGGCCAAGATCCGCAGCCTGCTGCCGCGTCACCGCGAAGAACGCATCATGACGCTGACCGGTGAATGCCATGAAGTGCTGGGGGCGTTCGTGCGCGGGCAATTGCTGGTCATGGTCGCGCTGGGCTTTATTTATGCGGCGGGGCTGATGTTGGTGGGGCTGGAGCTGGGGCTGTTGATCGGCCTGATCGCCGGCCTGGCGGCCATCGTCCCGTACATGGGGTTTGTGATTGGCATTGGCGCGGCATTGATCGCCGGGTTGTTCCAGTTCGGCGGCGATCTCTACCCGATGATTGGCATCGTGGCAGTATTCATGGTCGGGCAGGCCCTGGAGGGCATGGTGCTGACGCCGCTGCTGGTGGGCGACCGCATTGGCCTTCATCCGGTGGCGGTGATCTTTGCGATCCTGGCGGGCGGAGAGTTGTTCGGCTTCACCGGGGTACTGCTGGCGTTGCCGGTTGCGGCAGTCATCATGGTGCTGGTGCGCCATATGCACGATTTGTACAAGGATTCGGACATCTACAGCGGCATTGAAGACCCCGACCTGTAGTGTGCAGGGCGCACGGGGTGTCAGGGAAACTGGCGCTCCGCGCCCTTGCCGCTGCAAACCTTTGATTTTGCTCGTGGTCCGGCGCATTGTGCGGTCCGCGTCACGGGTATAAACTTTGCGAACTTTACACAGAGGCCACTAATGGTTCCTTTGGAACCGTTCAGTCAGCATGAAACCGATTCAGCTGCCCCTTGGTGTGCGTCTGCGTGATGACGCCACCTTTATCAACTACTACCCAGGCGCCAATGCCGCTGCACTCGGCTATGTCGAGCGGCTTTGCGAAGCCGACGCCGGCTGGACCGAAAGCCTGATCTATCTGTGGGGCAAGGACGGAGTAGGGCGTACGCATCTTCTGCAGGCCGCGTGCCTGCGGTTCGAACAACTGGGCGAACCTGCGGTGTACCTGCCGCTGGCGGAACTGCTGGATCGCGGCGTAGAAATCCTCGACAACCTTGAGCAGTACGAACTGGTCTGCCTGGACGACCTCCAGGCCGTGGCCGGCAAGGCTGACTGGGAAGAGGCGCTGTTTCATCTGTTCAATCGGTTGCGCGACAGCGGCCGACGCTTGCTGATCGCCGCGTCGACCTCGCCACGGGAGTTGCCGGTGAAACTGGCGGACTTGAAATCCCGCCTGACCCTGGCGCTGATTTTCCAGATGCGCCCGCTTTCCGATGAAGACAAACTGCGCGCGCTGCAACTGCGCGCTTCCCGGCGTGGCCTGCACCTGACCGACGAGGTCGGGCATTTCATCCTCACCCGAGGCACTCGCAGCATGAGCGCATTGTTCGAGCTGCTCGAACGCCTCGACCAGGCCTCGCTCCAGGCGCAGCGCAAGCTGACTATTCCTTTTTTGAAAGAAACCCTGGGTTGGTAGAACCGTCACCCGTAGTGGCCGATAGCCTGTTCCGGACGCGGCGAAACCTGCGGTCCTGCTGGGTGACAGGCCACATGACGTTCAAAATGGGCTTAAGCGCTTAGATGTAAACGTAAAACCGAGAAGTCACATTTGCACCGATTGAATTTGCAAATGAGGTTGATAGAAGGCATAGTCTCGCCATCTTTACTACTTCAGCCACGGTCGTGCCCATGCTAAATCGCTTCGCACCCCTCGTGCCTCTCGCACTCGTTACCCTGTTGTTCGGTTGCGCTGCCCACTCCCCGGTGTCCCAGCAAGCACAACAACCACAGGTCAAGAACACTGTAACCGCCCAGTCTTCCTCCGTAGCGTTCCAGGAAGAAGTGGCCTCCGATAAAGAGCTGGCAGACTTTGCCGGCAGCAAGCCTTATCAGCTTCCGGTGCTGGCAGACAGCATCCTGGAACGAGGCATGTCCCTGATCGGCACTCGTTATCGTTTTGGCGGTACCTCTGAAGCCGGCTTCGATTGCAGCGGGTTCATCGGCTACCTGTTTCGCGAAGAGGCGGGTATGAACCTGCCACGTTCCACTCGCGAAATGATCAACGTGAAGGCTCCGCTGGTCGCTCGCAACCAGCTAGAACCCGGTGACCTGCTGTTCTTCAGCACCAATGGTCGTCGCGGTCGCGTCAGCCACGCCGGTATCTACCTGGGCGACAACCAGTTCATCCATTCCAGCAGCCGCCGCAGCGGTGGCGTGCGGATCGACAGCCTCGGCGACAGCTACTGGAGCAAGACCTTCATCGAAGCCAAGCGCGCCCTCGCCATGGCTCCAACCGTGGTCACGGCTCGCAAGTAAGCACACAACTTGTAAGGCAAACTTAAAGTCTTACTTGAAGTTTGCCCCATAGCCGCTAGAATCCTTGATCATTGATTGATGGCAATCCGCCTGCGTACTGCGCGGGCGGATTTGTTTTCATCTCCACGGCAGAAAAGCCGCATCCAGATCAGGATTGTTCTGCATATGTCGACGTCGGCCCGCCTCGCTCTGATTGTTCTTGCCGCGCTGCTCAGCGCCTGTGCCAGTCGCACTCCACCGCCCGCGCCAGTGCGCGCTCCGGTGGTATTCGCACCCTCCCAGACTTTTTCCCCCGCTGCTGAAGACGTGCTTTTCCGCGCGCTGGGCCTGGTGGGGACGCCCTACCGTTGGGGCGGCAATACGCCGGATTCAGGCTTCGATTGCAGTGGCTTGATCGGTTATGTGTACCGTGACGCCGCCGGGATCTCCTTGCCGCGTTCCACTCGCGAGATGATCAGCATGCGCGCGCCGCAGGTCGGCAAAGACGCATTGCAGACGGGCGACCTGGTGTTCTTCGCCACCAACGGCGGTTCCCAGGTCAGCCATGCCGGGATTTACGTGGGCGAGGGACGTTTCGTCCATGCGCCTGCCACGGGCGGGACGGTCAAGCTCGACAGCTTGTCCAAGGCCTATTGGCAGAAAGCGTATTTGGGGGCCAAGCGTGTATTGCAGCCGGAGCACCTGGCGCGCAATCCATAGGTTTGCTGATGGTCATTTGGCTGACACCCGCCAGATCTTGTTTCCCACGTCATCGGCCACCAGCAACCCACCCTGTTTATCGATCACCACGCCCACCGGCCGGCCCTGGGCCTTTTCGTCTGCGTTGAGAAAACCCGTCAGCACATCCACAGGCTGCCCCTCCGGCTTGCCCGCCTTGAACGGGACGAAGATCACTTTGTAGCCGCTGTGGGGCTTGCGATTCCAGGAGCCGTGTTGCCCGACGAAGGCGCCCTCCATAAACGGCGCGGGCAACGTGCTGCCTTCGGCGAAAGTCAGTCCCAAGGACGCAGTGTGAGGGCCGACGGCATAGTCGGGCGCGATGGCCTTGGCCACCAGCTCGGGGTTCTGTGGCTCGACCCGGACGTCGACGTTCTGCCCGTAATAACTGTAGGGCCAGCCATAAAAGCCGCCGTCCTTCACTGAGGTGATGTAGTCCGGCACCAGGTCACTGCCAATCTCGTCCCGTTCGTTGACCGCCGTCCACAATGCGCCGCTGCGAGGCTCCCATGCCAAGCCGTTGGGGTTGCGCAGGCCTGAGGCGAAGATGCGGTGACTGCCGGTAGCCCGATCCACCTCCCAGATGGCCGCACGACCTTCTTCCGCTTCCATGCCATTTTCCGCGACGTTGCTGTTCGAGCCGGTGGTGACGTACAGCTTGCTGCCGTCTCGGCTGGCGATCACGTTCTTGGTCCAGTGGTGGTTGAGCGTGCCGCCGGGTAAATCGACGACCTTGGTGGGTTGTGCCTTGATCTGCGTTTCGCCTTCTTTATAAGGGAAACGGATCAACCGGTCCGTGTCGGCCACATACAGGTCAGTGCCCACCAGCGTCATGCCGAACGGTGAATTGAGGTTTTCCAGGAAAATCGTCCGGGTCTCGGCGACGCCGTCGTGATTGGCGTCCCGCAGCAGGGTGATGCGATTTGGGCTGGGGACGCCAGCGCCGGCACGGTCCATGACTTTTTTCATCACCCAGCCACGGATGCCCTGGGTATCGTCGGGCTTGGGCGGGGCGTTGGTCTCGGCCACCAGCACATCGCCGTTGGGGAGCACGTAGAGCCAGCGTGGATGATCCAGGCCTTCGGCAAAGGCCACTACCTGCAGGCCTGGCGCCGGCGTTGGCTTGGCGCTATCCGGCCAGCCGACGGCTTCGGCGATATTCACCGTAGGCATCAGGGTCTTGTTCGGCTCGGGCAGTTTCGGTGACGGGCCGATGCCGTCGGAAACCTGCAAGGTCGACGACTCGCCGCAAGCGACAAGCCCTGTGGCAAGGGCGGCGATCAACAGGTGGTTTGGCTTGAGCATGCGGGCTTCCCTATGAGTGCATGTGGTTACTCATAGAGAAGCGTAGACGTGGGATGGTTCAATAGCGGGGCTGCCAGCCAATCAAGCGATCCTTGTCGGCAGAATCAGCCATGAGCCTGCTTGAACAGCACGGCGATCCCCGGGTGATAGTGGCCGGCCTCGTTGCGCAACTTGCGGTAGGCATATGGGAAATACCAGGCCACGGCGCAGGTGTTTTCCTTCTGCAGGTCGTCGATCATGTCCTGCAACTCTTCTGGCGTGGCGCTTTGCTGGGCTTTTTGCGGGGCGACGAACAGGCAGCCCAATTTCAGGTCGCTGGCGTAGCTGATGCGCTTGGCGTCGCTGGTGGCTTCCAGCAAAGGTTGGGTCAGGTTCAGGTTGTTGACCTTCGGCCAGCGTTGCGTGGCCTGGATGAAGGCGCGCTCATCGCTGCTGGCGATCAACAGGTCGGCGCTGACGTTGCGTTCGCCTTCTTCATTCTGTTTGCGGGTCGCTGCGCCCTGGAGCGTGACCATCTCCGCCATCCAGGCGGCGGCCGCCAGCAATCCGAGATTGGCTTTTTCATTGTGCCAATAGGGCGTGTCGTTATCGCCGCGCACGGCG
This genomic interval carries:
- the mazG gene encoding nucleoside triphosphate pyrophosphohydrolase, which produces MYSLEDLLHLMNRLRDPQYGCPWDIKQTYATIVPHTLEEAYEVADAIERGDFDHLQGELGDLLFQVVYYSQLAREENRFEFAGVVDSITRKLIRRHPHVFPTGDLYAPVDIPRLSEEQVKQRWEEIKAEERAEKASAPEQLSLLDDVPGALPALSRSAKLQKRAGQVGFDWPGPLPVLDKVREELDEVLEAMADNDPAAISDEIGDLLFSVVNLARHLKVDPETALRDANGKFERRFRFIEQALRDTRRPMEDCTLEELDALWGEAKRQEKNLPSCG
- a CDS encoding DUF2058 domain-containing protein gives rise to the protein MSLSLRDQLLKAGLVNQKQAKQVGKEKQKQQRLAHKGQIELDDSQQRAAQEAMAEKVKRDQELNRQQQEKAEQKARAAQIKQLIEVSRLPKLTTDDYYNFVDDKKVKRICVNTLMRNKLSSGSLAIVHHAGGYEVIPREAALKIQERDPKRIVQLNTQTEEVDADDPYAAYQIPDDLMW
- a CDS encoding DUF3108 domain-containing protein, with protein sequence MRRALLFACALLALPLAQAADLQPFSASYTADWKQLPMSGTAERSLTKEANGTWKLSFKASMMIASLTEESTLTLDKDTLLPQSYHFERGGLGKAKKADLDFDWNTKMVTGTDRGDAVKIPLNRGMVDKSTYQLALQHDVAAGKKSMSYQVVDDGEIDTYDFRVLGSEKVDTKAGQIDAIKVERVRDPTQSKRITVLWFAKDWDYLLVRLQQVETDGKEYNIMLQDGTVNGKAVKGS
- the purN gene encoding phosphoribosylglycinamide formyltransferase — translated: MPATCNVVVLLSGTGSNLQALIDSTRTGDSPVRIRAVISNRADAYGLQRAKDAGIDTRVLDHKAFEGREAFDAALVQQIDAFDPQLVVLAGFMRILSPGFVRHYQGRLFNIHPSLLPKYKGLHTHQRALEAGDTEHGCSVHFVTEELDGGPLVVQAVIPVELHDTPQSLAQRVHAREHQIYPMAVRWFAEGRLTLDDRGASLDGQLLAASGHLIRY
- the purM gene encoding phosphoribosylformylglycinamidine cyclo-ligase, whose translation is MSKQPSLSYKDAGVDIDAGEALVERIKSVAKRTARPEVMGGLGGFGALCEIPAGYKQPVLVSGTDGVGTKLRLALNLNKHDSIGIDLVAMCVNDLVVCGAEPLFFLDYYATGKLNVDTAAQVVTGIGAGCELSGCSLVGGETAEMPGMYEGEDYDLAGFCVGVVEKAEIIDGSKVAAGDALLALPSSGPHSNGYSLIRKIIEVSGADIENTQLDGKPLADLLMAPTRIYVKPLLKLIKDTGAVKAMAHITGGGLLDNIPRVLPKGAQAVVDVASWTRPAVFDWLQEKGNVDETEMHRVLNCGVGMVICVAQEHVETALNVLREAGEQPWVIGQIATAAEGAAQVELKNLKAH
- a CDS encoding DUF2066 domain-containing protein, which codes for MRLFKLLSVGCLSLISLASHAETLNNLYQVREPVSSQAPDERNQATLRALDTLVLRLTGDAKAAQSPGLAAIRKDPQQIILQYGYEAGPPESLQVDFDPASTDRALRSAGLSLWGANRPSILGWWLNDSAEGSSLVGDGQASATPLRRAAQHRGLPLHLPLADLSEQIVATAPNLEGNDPAPLREVSERYGSDALLAVHAKEEGGQWQATWRLWLGDQREQGSAQGGDPAALADAVMLAVSQRLAPRFVAKPGVATEQLLEVQGMNLERYAALGRLLEPFGGQLQRVEGDVIVYKVNGSAEQLKAQLALAKLQEMPVGEIVVPPPVAQPAADGAISPQPTPAPAPNLRFRW
- a CDS encoding AI-2E family transporter; the protein is MGDTRRWFWLGGVALLVAFIYLLHPILTPFLVALLLAYLFDPVVDRLEKLGLSRTWGVVAVFALFTLIVSALLLVLIPMLAKQLLRLYELAPQMLDWLQHSAVPWVQSKLGLADGFWKFDKVKAAISEHMGQTTDIVGVVLTQATASSLALIGWLANLVLIPVVAFYLLRDWDLMMAKIRSLLPRHREERIMTLTGECHEVLGAFVRGQLLVMVALGFIYAAGLMLVGLELGLLIGLIAGLAAIVPYMGFVIGIGAALIAGLFQFGGDLYPMIGIVAVFMVGQALEGMVLTPLLVGDRIGLHPVAVIFAILAGGELFGFTGVLLALPVAAVIMVLVRHMHDLYKDSDIYSGIEDPDL
- the hda gene encoding DnaA regulatory inactivator Hda; translation: MKPIQLPLGVRLRDDATFINYYPGANAAALGYVERLCEADAGWTESLIYLWGKDGVGRTHLLQAACLRFEQLGEPAVYLPLAELLDRGVEILDNLEQYELVCLDDLQAVAGKADWEEALFHLFNRLRDSGRRLLIAASTSPRELPVKLADLKSRLTLALIFQMRPLSDEDKLRALQLRASRRGLHLTDEVGHFILTRGTRSMSALFELLERLDQASLQAQRKLTIPFLKETLGW
- a CDS encoding C40 family peptidase, which produces MLNRFAPLVPLALVTLLFGCAAHSPVSQQAQQPQVKNTVTAQSSSVAFQEEVASDKELADFAGSKPYQLPVLADSILERGMSLIGTRYRFGGTSEAGFDCSGFIGYLFREEAGMNLPRSTREMINVKAPLVARNQLEPGDLLFFSTNGRRGRVSHAGIYLGDNQFIHSSSRRSGGVRIDSLGDSYWSKTFIEAKRALAMAPTVVTARK
- a CDS encoding C40 family peptidase, with the translated sequence MSTSARLALIVLAALLSACASRTPPPAPVRAPVVFAPSQTFSPAAEDVLFRALGLVGTPYRWGGNTPDSGFDCSGLIGYVYRDAAGISLPRSTREMISMRAPQVGKDALQTGDLVFFATNGGSQVSHAGIYVGEGRFVHAPATGGTVKLDSLSKAYWQKAYLGAKRVLQPEHLARNP
- a CDS encoding sorbosone dehydrogenase family protein, producing MLKPNHLLIAALATGLVACGESSTLQVSDGIGPSPKLPEPNKTLMPTVNIAEAVGWPDSAKPTPAPGLQVVAFAEGLDHPRWLYVLPNGDVLVAETNAPPKPDDTQGIRGWVMKKVMDRAGAGVPSPNRITLLRDANHDGVAETRTIFLENLNSPFGMTLVGTDLYVADTDRLIRFPYKEGETQIKAQPTKVVDLPGGTLNHHWTKNVIASRDGSKLYVTTGSNSNVAENGMEAEEGRAAIWEVDRATGSHRIFASGLRNPNGLAWEPRSGALWTAVNERDEIGSDLVPDYITSVKDGGFYGWPYSYYGQNVDVRVEPQNPELVAKAIAPDYAVGPHTASLGLTFAEGSTLPAPFMEGAFVGQHGSWNRKPHSGYKVIFVPFKAGKPEGQPVDVLTGFLNADEKAQGRPVGVVIDKQGGLLVADDVGNKIWRVSAK